From Prosthecobacter vanneervenii:
TGGTCGGCAGATTCAGCCCCTGGCCCAGCAGCGTGTAGAGCAGTCTTCGCTTGGCCGTCTCCATGCGTGCCCAGAGCATGCGGTTGCGCTCCGAGCCCAGGTTGGGAATGGTACGGTTCATGCTGCAGGCCACGCAGAGCACGGCCGTGGAACTGGCAGGCAGCAGCCAGTTGCAGACGTTGTGCCTCACGCCGTTGTCGCAGCGTTTCATGGGGCCGCCCTGCTTGGTGCGCATCATCTTGCCGGATTGCGGATCATATCCGACATCGCCGTTGCACTTCAGGCAGCGTGAACTGCCGAAGAAAAGCACATTGCCGCAGTCACAGGTGAAACGTTGCATGAAGCACCCTCACCGTGAATCAGGTGCTTGTCATGCTCTGCTTACAGAGGCGCACGCTGTCCCTTCAACGCTGCGCGTGCATCCTTCGCCTTCGGATTCATGGCGGTGATGCTGTTGAGGAAGCTGATGCTGACGGTGTCCCCCTCAAACACACAGGTCACAGTGTCGCTGTGCGGAGTCTCGTAATAGCGCCACTGCATCACGAGCGTGTGGTCATCAGTCCATGCCGCACTGGCGGCGATCTTCGAAGGCACGGGCGTTTTCGGCTTGCCGCCGGAGATCAGACGTGGAGGTGTGCCGGGGAAGGCGGCCGCTCCGCGCTGCCAGGATTCGAGGCCGCAGGTGATGCTGTGACCGTCGGCCGTGAAGACGCAGGCATTCTCCTTGAAAGCGAAGGCGGCAGACTTGAGGCCGAGATCATTGGCTTCCAAGGCAAACTTTCCATCAGTGGCGGCGGGCGAGGTCTTGCGCCCTTGAGGAGGCGCAAGCTTGAGCGACTTGAGTCGGCTCAGATCAGCGGCCTTGGCAGCTTTGGCATCAATGGCGGGTAGAAGATGCTTCCACACGAGATCGAGCTGGCCCTGCATGTTTTTGTTCTCGCTCGTCATCACAATGACGGCGTCCTGCTCCGGCAGCACGATGGTAAACTGGCCAAACGCTCCATCGCCACGGAAGGCGGTGCCCTGGCAGCGCCAGAACTGGTAGCCGTAGCCTTGCAGCCAGTCGTTCTGTGCTTTGGGGCGGTCGGGTTTGTCGCCGCCGGGCTGCTGAATGTGGAACTGGGTGGCCTCCTCAATCCATGCGGCAGGCAGCAGCTGCTTGCCATTCCACTGCCCTTTCTGCAGCAGGAACTGGCCAAACTTCGCCAGCCCCTCGGTCTGAATGCTGAGGCCCCAGCCGCCGGTGTTGATGCCGCGCGGGCAGGTCTCCCAGCGCTTGCCGGTGATGCCCAGCGGCTCAAACAAACGCGGCGTCAGGTAGTCCAGCACCGTCTGCCCTGTGACCTTCTGCACAATCGCGGAGCACATGTAGGTGGCCGCGCTGTTGTACATGAACTGCGTTCCAGGCTTGTGCGCGATGTTCTGCGCCAGAAAGGTGCGCACCCAGTTCTCCTCCTTCACGCAGGCCTGCGTCGGCTCCTTCTCATTGCCGGTGGACATCGTCAGCAGATCCTGCACACGCATGGCCGCAAGGTTTTCGCTGATCTGTGCAGGCAGGTCGTCTGGGAAAAAAGACACCACCTTGTCATCCACTTTCAGCTTTCCTTCTGCCACGGCAAATCCCACTGCCGTGGAGGTGAAGCTCTTGCTCATCGAATACATCGTGTGCACGAAATCCGGGCCATAAGGCTTCCACCAGCCCTCGGCGATCACGTGGCCGTGCCTCAGCATCATGAAGCTGTGCAGCTCAAACTTCTCACGCGCGATGGCGTCGATGAAATCCAGGATGCCGCTCCCGGCCACCCCCTGGGCCTCAGGCGTGCTGCGGGCCAGGCAGGTGGTTGTGGCTGCGGCGTAGGAGGACGGAATCCAGAAGCTGAGGGAGGCAAGGCTGGCCTGCTGAAGAAAGGAGCGGCGTGTCGTGATCATGGAGCAAAAGCAAAAGAGCGTGTGGGAGCGGATGGCGTGGTGCTGGCGGTCTTGACGCCGCTCATGGGGTATTGAGTTACGGCCTCCCAGGCCAGCTTTTGCAGCAGCGTGTTCAGTTCCTCTGCCTGAGGTGCATCTTTCAAGGCGGCCGGGACAGGCAGCCCCACCGGACTGCGCTGATGAATCGCGGCAAAGTGGCAGTAGCTGACCAGCACGGACAAAGCTTCCTTGGGATGCCCCAGATCATCTTTGAAGAGATCCGCCTGCCGCGAGATGCCGGGTGCCTTGCCCGTGATGACATGCTCGCGCAGCGCAAAGACCGCATCTCCCACCGGCACAATGTGCACGGCCTCTGAGCCCACGGCGGCATTCAGCGCCGTCACCTGGGCCTCGAGCTTGGTGTTCCATTGTTCGCGCTGCATCTCACGCAGCTTGCGCAGGCTTTCCACGGTGGCGTCGTTGCGCATCGCGTTGTGAAATTCACCCGTTAGGTTGCCGTCGCGCGCGGGCCATGAGGCCTGCACCAGCACGCGCAGCTTGGGGTTCTTCTCCAGACCCAGCTTGGTAAAGTGGTCGATCCCTTCATCCGGCAGCAGCATGTGCGGTGAAAGCGTCAGCACATCCACGCCGCCCTCGCGCAGCATCTTCTTCGCCAGATTTTTCTCATCCGGTGCGTCCCAGTGCTGCTGCGTGCGCGACCCGCCGATCATCTGCCTGCCGGCATCCTGATAGCCAATGCCCGCGGCCTCGGTCATCTTGGGCAGCATCGTGGCGGTGAAGATCATGAAGCTGTGGGCGCACACAAACACGCGCGGCCCCGGCGGCAATCCGGCGGAGGTGGGTGTGCTGTATTCCCCCGGCTTGCTGGTATTGGGACCGTTGGATTTGGTTTTGGAGGCCAGCAGCTTTTTGAGCTCAGGATGCGCTTCGACGTACTTCAGTGCCTCGTCCACGGAGAGCACGCCGTTTTTGTCGGCATCAGCATCCGGGTAGAGCTTCAGCGCCATCGCCAGCCGCGCCTCCAGGCCGCCTTTCTTGCCCGCAGTCTCCACGGTTTGCGCGATCAGCCAGGTGGCGCCCAAAAGGCAGACGATGACAAACAGGGTGCGGAGGGTGGGTTTCATACATGCAGCAGGGTGTAGACGTAGCCTCGGCTCTTTTATACCACCGCTTGTTTGAAGACAAGATCCGGGGTGTCCGGCCCATGTTGCGCAGCAAAGCAATCAATTTTGATTCTGGAAAACTCTTTGCTTCAAAGCGGGCCTTGCCATTCTTCGGACTTTCACCCGCATGCATCCGGACATCTCTCCCATCGCCGCCTCACTTGGCATTGCACCTGAGCATCTTATCCTCCACGGCCGCCACATGGCCAAAGTCAGCCTCCAGGCACTGAAGGACAAGCCGCAGCGCGGCAGGCTCATCCTCGTCTCCGCCATCACTCCCACTCCGGCCGGCGAGGGCAAGACCACCGTCTCCATTGGTCTCTCTCAGGGGCTCAAAAAGATCGGGCAGAGCGTGGCGTTGGCGCTTCGCCAGCCCTCCATGGGACCGGTTTTTGGCCGCAAGGGCGGTGCCACCGGCGGCGGCAAAAGCAGCGTGCTGCCCGCGCATTCCATTAATCTGCACTTCACGGGAGACTTCCACGCCATCACCTGCGCGCACAACCTCCTCTCCGCCGTCATCGACAACCAGCTCTTCCTCGGCGAGGCGCGGGTAAAGGCGGAGCAGGTGCTCTGGAAGCGTGTCATGGACATGAACGACCGCGCTTTGCGCAGCGTGCGCACCTCCGTGGGCAAGCCCACCGAACGCGCCACCGGCTTCGATATCACTGCTGCCTCCGAGATCATGGCCATCATGTGCCTCGCGGAGTCTCTGCCCGATCTGCGTCATCGTCTGGAGCGCATCGTGGTGGGCTTCACGGCCGAGGGAGACCCAGTTTACGCCAAAGAATTCCGCGTCACTGGCGCCATGATGGCGCTGCTGCGCGAGGCCCTGCCGCCCAATCTGGTGCAGAGCGTGGAAGGCGTGCCCGCCTTCCTGCATGGCGGTCCGTTTGCCAACATCGCCCATGGTTGCAATTCCGTGCTGGC
This genomic window contains:
- a CDS encoding serine hydrolase domain-containing protein encodes the protein MITTRRSFLQQASLASLSFWIPSSYAAATTTCLARSTPEAQGVAGSGILDFIDAIAREKFELHSFMMLRHGHVIAEGWWKPYGPDFVHTMYSMSKSFTSTAVGFAVAEGKLKVDDKVVSFFPDDLPAQISENLAAMRVQDLLTMSTGNEKEPTQACVKEENWVRTFLAQNIAHKPGTQFMYNSAATYMCSAIVQKVTGQTVLDYLTPRLFEPLGITGKRWETCPRGINTGGWGLSIQTEGLAKFGQFLLQKGQWNGKQLLPAAWIEEATQFHIQQPGGDKPDRPKAQNDWLQGYGYQFWRCQGTAFRGDGAFGQFTIVLPEQDAVIVMTSENKNMQGQLDLVWKHLLPAIDAKAAKAADLSRLKSLKLAPPQGRKTSPAATDGKFALEANDLGLKSAAFAFKENACVFTADGHSITCGLESWQRGAAAFPGTPPRLISGGKPKTPVPSKIAASAAWTDDHTLVMQWRYYETPHSDTVTCVFEGDTVSISFLNSITAMNPKAKDARAALKGQRAPL